A stretch of Aureispira sp. CCB-E DNA encodes these proteins:
- a CDS encoding septum formation initiator family protein: MAKKPTKLELLLEDIPAPMRNKFIVVTALFVVWMFFFDNNSIISQYRLQATLQELQSKKDYYQTEISQAEKDNKELFTDDKTREKFAREHYYMKKPDEEVFVIEK; this comes from the coding sequence ATGGCAAAAAAACCAACCAAATTAGAATTATTATTAGAAGATATTCCAGCACCAATGCGCAATAAATTTATTGTCGTAACAGCTTTATTTGTGGTTTGGATGTTCTTCTTTGATAACAATAGCATTATCTCTCAATATCGATTACAAGCAACCTTGCAAGAATTGCAATCAAAAAAGGATTATTATCAAACCGAAATAAGCCAAGCGGAAAAAGATAATAAAGAACTTTTTACGGATGATAAAACCAGAGAAAAGTTTGCTAGAGAACATTATTACATGAAAAAGCCAGATGAAGAAGTTTTTGTGATTGAAAAATAA
- a CDS encoding hydroxymethylglutaryl-CoA reductase, degradative produces MKKPTIVSGFSKLSKRGKIRWLVENFFINPEEVARELKSFWYGDPQKQKIFDDFSENTVSNFYLPYGVVPNLEINGKLYCVPMVIEESSVVAAASAAAKFWLKRGGFKAEIIATHKIGQVHFDWKGDYTKLYNRFSELKERILDDTAHITSNMRERGGGISEIELVNMTHLEANYYQLKMTFETCDSMGANFINSCLEEASRSLRAFMSEQESFSDEEKEVTVIMAILSNYTPECLVRAWVECPVEDLGTFDNGNIDAATFAYKFDKALKIAHIDVHRATTHNKGIFNGIDAVALATGNDFRAIESCGHTYAARDGSYKSLSSAKVEDGMFKFWLDIPLAIGTVGGLTSLHPLAKRSLEMLGNPSAEELMMVIAATGLAQNFAAVRSLVTTGIQQGHMKMHLMNILNHLEATEKEAIVVLSHFKDKLVSFTAVRDFLNLLRTNPTTELKMK; encoded by the coding sequence ATGAAAAAGCCAACAATAGTATCGGGATTCTCAAAACTATCCAAACGAGGAAAAATTCGCTGGTTGGTAGAAAACTTCTTTATCAATCCAGAAGAAGTTGCACGCGAACTAAAAAGTTTTTGGTATGGTGATCCACAGAAACAGAAAATTTTCGACGACTTTAGCGAAAATACAGTAAGTAATTTTTATTTGCCTTACGGTGTGGTTCCTAATTTGGAAATCAATGGAAAACTATATTGTGTGCCGATGGTGATTGAAGAGTCTTCTGTTGTAGCAGCGGCTTCGGCAGCAGCTAAATTTTGGCTAAAAAGAGGCGGATTTAAAGCTGAAATTATTGCTACGCATAAAATTGGTCAAGTACATTTTGATTGGAAGGGAGATTATACCAAACTGTACAATCGTTTTTCGGAGTTGAAAGAACGTATTTTGGACGATACGGCACACATCACCTCCAATATGCGAGAGCGTGGTGGTGGAATTTCGGAAATAGAGTTGGTCAATATGACGCATTTAGAGGCGAACTATTATCAGCTAAAAATGACTTTTGAGACCTGTGACTCAATGGGAGCCAACTTTATCAACTCTTGTTTAGAGGAGGCTTCTCGTTCATTGCGTGCTTTTATGAGTGAGCAAGAGAGTTTTTCTGACGAAGAAAAAGAGGTGACGGTTATCATGGCTATTTTATCAAATTATACACCAGAGTGTTTGGTGCGTGCTTGGGTAGAATGCCCTGTGGAAGATTTGGGGACATTTGATAATGGTAATATTGATGCGGCTACTTTTGCATATAAATTTGATAAAGCGCTCAAAATAGCACATATTGATGTGCATAGAGCCACCACACATAACAAAGGAATTTTTAATGGAATTGATGCCGTGGCATTAGCGACAGGAAATGATTTCCGAGCAATTGAGTCTTGTGGTCATACGTATGCTGCACGAGATGGAAGTTACAAAAGCTTGTCGTCTGCTAAAGTAGAGGATGGCATGTTTAAGTTTTGGCTAGACATTCCACTAGCAATAGGAACAGTAGGTGGTTTGACTTCTTTGCATCCGTTGGCCAAGCGTTCTCTGGAAATGTTAGGTAATCCTTCGGCAGAAGAACTGATGATGGTGATTGCAGCAACAGGCTTAGCACAAAATTTTGCTGCTGTTCGCTCCTTGGTAACAACAGGAATTCAACAAGGTCATATGAAAATGCATTTAATGAATATCTTGAATCATTTGGAGGCAACAGAAAAAGAAGCGATTGTTGTTCTGTCTCACTTCAAGGATAAATTAGTTTCGTTTACTGCGGTTCGTGATTTTCTTAATTTGTTGAGAACGAATCCAACAACAGAACTAAAAATGAAATAA